The following proteins are co-located in the Acidicapsa acidisoli genome:
- a CDS encoding HAMP domain-containing methyl-accepting chemotaxis protein, with translation MSIFRNLPIARKFVFAFGIVCLLCALQGALAIYGFVKINSTLSDMAENAMPARQALGEIRMAITQTRRADLALLLCATDECTTTYKAKREKAAESFAAGVRTYTPLISHPGEQALSESFQQNFAEYQRLSAQGREAAAEGKVDVAMKIFMDPSATKAVDLAQQAADSANDLAFNVGVQEGNQAISRSRQSLMLIVSLVIVTVVLCALTGVMLTHLIAPSLRAATTALEQVAAKDLTVSVEAIGTDEIGRMCTALNTCVAAMRLVLGTVAQGAENLTASATEMSVRSVQANANAQAQSGKTNQIAAAAQEMTATIGEISRNAETASNISRKSAETASEGGAVMQTAALTMERISSATSSVAGKMTGLAARSEEIGKVVTVIQDISEQTNLLALNAAIEAARAGDHGRGFAVVAGEVRRLAERTRSATEEIAGTIRGIQDETRATLDLMEESHRAVDSGIGETSRARQSLAATIESAREVEHMIRLIATAATEQTSAAGEISESAAHISQLAMENSRTAEETADGCKQLSGLANDLDGVIRQFHLQEETQPGGNLRGKASEPVSRSWRTA, from the coding sequence ATGTCAATTTTTCGCAACCTCCCAATCGCACGCAAGTTTGTGTTCGCCTTCGGAATCGTCTGCCTGCTCTGTGCCTTGCAGGGAGCGCTCGCCATCTATGGATTCGTCAAAATCAACTCGACTCTGAGCGACATGGCGGAGAACGCGATGCCGGCAAGGCAGGCGTTGGGCGAAATCCGCATGGCGATCACCCAGACCCGGCGAGCAGATCTGGCTCTGCTGCTTTGCGCCACCGACGAATGCACCACGACATACAAAGCCAAGCGCGAAAAGGCGGCGGAGAGTTTTGCCGCCGGCGTACGTACATACACCCCGCTGATCAGCCATCCCGGCGAGCAGGCCCTCTCTGAAAGCTTCCAGCAAAACTTTGCCGAGTATCAAAGGCTGAGCGCGCAGGGGCGCGAAGCCGCCGCAGAAGGCAAGGTAGATGTCGCCATGAAGATCTTCATGGACCCATCGGCGACCAAAGCCGTCGACCTGGCCCAGCAAGCCGCCGACAGCGCCAACGATCTGGCCTTCAACGTCGGTGTTCAGGAAGGGAATCAAGCCATCAGCCGGAGCCGCCAATCTCTGATGCTGATCGTCAGCCTGGTGATAGTCACTGTCGTCCTCTGCGCTTTGACCGGGGTCATGCTCACCCACCTCATTGCACCTTCTTTGCGCGCGGCAACCACGGCTCTGGAGCAGGTGGCAGCCAAAGACTTAACAGTGAGCGTAGAAGCGATTGGAACCGATGAAATCGGCCGCATGTGCACTGCGCTGAATACCTGCGTTGCCGCGATGCGTCTGGTGTTGGGAACTGTTGCCCAGGGAGCCGAAAACCTAACGGCCTCCGCAACAGAGATGAGCGTGCGATCGGTGCAGGCCAACGCCAATGCGCAGGCTCAATCGGGCAAGACCAACCAGATCGCCGCCGCCGCGCAGGAGATGACCGCGACCATCGGAGAGATCAGCCGGAATGCCGAGACGGCCTCGAACATCAGCCGGAAATCTGCTGAAACCGCAAGCGAAGGCGGCGCCGTGATGCAAACGGCCGCGCTGACCATGGAGCGAATCTCTTCGGCGACGAGCTCCGTGGCGGGCAAAATGACCGGTCTGGCCGCGCGCTCCGAGGAGATCGGGAAGGTCGTCACCGTGATTCAGGACATCAGCGAGCAGACCAACCTGCTGGCTCTGAATGCAGCAATCGAAGCCGCCCGCGCGGGTGACCATGGACGCGGATTCGCGGTAGTTGCCGGCGAGGTTCGCCGCCTTGCCGAACGCACCAGAAGCGCTACCGAGGAGATTGCCGGCACCATTCGCGGCATTCAGGACGAGACGCGCGCCACGCTCGACCTGATGGAAGAAAGCCACCGCGCCGTCGACAGCGGAATAGGCGAAACCAGCCGAGCGCGGCAGAGCCTGGCAGCGACCATCGAATCGGCGCGCGAAGTGGAGCACATGATTCGCCTGATTGCGACAGCCGCCACGGAGCAAACCTCCGCGGCCGGCGAAATCTCCGAATCCGCCGCGCATATCTCGCAACTGGCAATGGAAAATTCGCGGACCGCGGAGGAGACCGCGGATGGCTGCAAGCAACTTTCGGGGCTTGCGAACGATCTGGACGGCGTCATCCGGCAGTTCCATCTCCAGGAGGAAACGCAGCCCGGCGGAAACCTTCGCGGCAAGGCGTCAGAGCCGGTTTCCCGGTCCTGGCGGACTGCGTAA
- a CDS encoding YceD family protein — MQFLLSDLEREPIQFSVALPAAAIDFGGEAEQVGNLAAEGRAEVLHEHRGPKEIVSDIRLKGSFQGDFQVPCARCVEPVQHHLTGDFDLLFRPPGVDAIGSEHAISTPETEIGYYENGGLALEDVLREQVLLSLPARTLCQPDCKGLCPRCGQNRNETACSCDSGPSDPRWEALAGLSRMKN, encoded by the coding sequence ATGCAATTTCTACTCAGCGACCTCGAACGCGAGCCGATCCAGTTCTCCGTGGCGCTGCCGGCAGCCGCCATTGACTTCGGCGGAGAAGCCGAGCAGGTCGGCAATCTGGCAGCGGAAGGGCGCGCCGAGGTGCTTCATGAACATCGCGGACCCAAGGAGATCGTCTCCGATATTCGCCTGAAGGGCAGCTTCCAGGGTGACTTCCAGGTGCCGTGCGCCCGTTGCGTCGAACCGGTCCAGCACCACCTCACGGGTGACTTTGATCTGCTGTTTCGTCCGCCCGGAGTGGATGCAATCGGTTCTGAACACGCAATTTCCACGCCGGAGACGGAAATCGGGTATTATGAAAACGGTGGCCTTGCGCTTGAAGACGTGCTCCGGGAACAGGTGCTCCTGTCCCTGCCGGCCCGGACGCTTTGCCAGCCAGATTGTAAGGGACTTTGTCCGCGCTGTGGCCAAAACCGCAACGAGACAGCCTGCTCCTGTGATTCGGGTCCAAGCGACCCACGCTGGGAAGCGCTGGCCGGCTTAAGCCGGATGAAGAACTAA
- the rpmF gene encoding 50S ribosomal protein L32, protein MPNPKRRHSKRRTALRRSHDFLTAGSLSICPNCQEKKLPHRACPKCGEYKGRAVIETKEAVS, encoded by the coding sequence ATGCCTAATCCGAAACGGCGTCACTCGAAGCGCCGCACTGCACTTCGCCGCTCGCACGACTTCCTGACCGCGGGCTCGCTTTCGATCTGCCCCAACTGCCAGGAAAAGAAGCTGCCTCACCGCGCTTGCCCCAAATGCGGCGAGTACAAGGGCCGCGCGGTTATCGAAACCAAGGAAGCCGTCAGCTAA
- the plsX gene encoding phosphate acyltransferase PlsX yields MLPAPKLPVPTLIDIALDAFGSDKAPEPEIRGAIEACRALPVRVHMVGPEPELRDLLDEYLEDEDLPIVIHHASERIGMEEKAAHAVRSKKDSSMRVGLKLVKEKKVAGFVTAGNTGAAMATAKMVLGALPGVDRPALTARMPTVTGSPCVLLDVGANVDCKAYNLEQFAVMGEMFARFVLKIARPRVGLLSIGEEETKGNDLTREAFPLLKALPIHFIGNVEGRDIFNGSADVIVCDGFVGNVALKTGEGIGRLFRDLLRESLTRTVTAQVGAMLSRKAFNDFRRRLDYNEYGGAPLLGVRGVCIIGHGSSNEIAIFNGIRVAMEFAKAGINTRIEHELSNRPQHPPSSNAKPDDSIIQ; encoded by the coding sequence ATGCTTCCAGCGCCCAAGCTTCCGGTTCCAACGCTGATCGACATCGCGCTGGACGCTTTTGGTTCGGACAAGGCTCCTGAGCCGGAGATTCGTGGAGCTATTGAGGCCTGCAGGGCTCTCCCCGTGCGTGTGCACATGGTCGGGCCTGAGCCGGAGCTGCGGGATCTGCTCGACGAGTATCTCGAGGACGAAGATCTTCCCATCGTCATCCACCATGCCTCGGAACGCATCGGCATGGAGGAGAAAGCTGCGCACGCTGTCCGCTCCAAAAAGGACAGCTCCATGCGCGTCGGCCTTAAGCTGGTGAAGGAAAAGAAGGTCGCAGGCTTCGTTACCGCCGGAAACACCGGCGCGGCGATGGCAACGGCCAAGATGGTGCTCGGCGCGCTGCCGGGCGTGGACCGTCCGGCTCTGACTGCGCGTATGCCTACCGTGACCGGTTCGCCCTGTGTGCTGCTCGACGTTGGTGCCAATGTGGACTGCAAGGCATACAATCTGGAGCAGTTCGCGGTGATGGGCGAGATGTTTGCCCGCTTTGTGCTCAAGATTGCCCGGCCGCGGGTCGGCCTGTTGTCGATTGGCGAAGAAGAAACCAAGGGCAACGATCTGACTCGCGAGGCTTTTCCGTTACTCAAAGCTCTGCCCATTCATTTCATTGGGAACGTCGAGGGGCGGGATATTTTCAACGGTAGCGCGGACGTGATCGTCTGCGACGGCTTTGTCGGGAATGTTGCGCTGAAGACTGGCGAGGGAATCGGCCGCCTCTTCCGCGACCTGCTGCGTGAATCTCTGACGCGCACGGTAACGGCGCAGGTTGGAGCCATGCTCTCCCGCAAGGCATTCAACGACTTCCGCCGCCGCCTGGACTACAACGAGTATGGCGGCGCTCCGCTGCTTGGTGTGCGCGGCGTCTGCATCATCGGCCACGGCTCCTCGAACGAAATCGCGATCTTTAACGGCATCCGCGTCGCCATGGAATTCGCCAAGGCGGGTATCAACACCCGGATTGAACACGAACTATCCAACCGGCCGCAACATCCTCCCAGTTCCAACGCGAAGCCGGACGATTCGATCATCCAGTAG
- a CDS encoding Trm112 family protein: MPVPHRSHEQSREFNGHGFDSLTLEQLVCPVCFGALRLDLRDSRIHCVDCKRGYPLIDGIPVLIPERAVCREMPDSDRDNYCRA; this comes from the coding sequence ATGCCCGTCCCGCACCGCTCACACGAACAATCTCGCGAGTTCAACGGCCACGGTTTCGACAGCCTAACTCTGGAGCAATTGGTGTGCCCGGTTTGTTTTGGCGCGTTGCGGCTCGATTTGCGGGATTCACGGATTCATTGTGTCGATTGCAAGCGGGGTTATCCGCTCATTGACGGAATCCCAGTGTTGATTCCTGAACGCGCTGTCTGTCGTGAAATGCCTGATTCGGACCGAGACAACTACTGTCGCGCGTAA
- a CDS encoding ABC transporter permease produces MNPVEQSREEAQKKVVARPEPVSRQERDRQDQTKQDQARYDSFKRTLLSARRTIAFSETMSLAIDSFRASKGRFALTALGMVIGSASVILVVTIGLTGRDYALGLIEKIGTNMVELEYAGGGATGTESAMYNDYLTRDDERAVDSQVPSVLFSSPVLEMHDRISFGGGVVKDTLVLGVVPQYQQVRNLIVTDGRFMDDQDENAHIKCAVVTIPFAIERYGSADAAVGQSFEISGIPFTIIGTFRESVDDFGQSELTDNTILIPYSVARYFTGTDNVKQIYFSLHSMDDVPDAAIAIRNIVKARHKPNSVYKTTDLKELLTTAAEISEGLTAVLIAVAMVTLAVGGVGIMNIMLANVRARIREIGIRKALGATSREIRLQFLTEAVMISLAGGAVGTILGLALPLSVRLFTSYAIPISPWSIVVALGVSLLVGVIFGTVPATRAAQMDPVESLKYE; encoded by the coding sequence ATGAATCCTGTCGAACAATCCCGGGAAGAAGCACAGAAGAAGGTGGTTGCGAGGCCCGAGCCGGTTTCGCGGCAGGAGCGGGACCGACAGGACCAAACCAAACAGGACCAGGCCCGGTACGACTCCTTCAAACGCACCCTCCTCAGTGCGCGGCGCACCATCGCCTTCAGCGAAACCATGAGCCTGGCAATCGATAGCTTTCGCGCCAGCAAAGGACGTTTTGCGCTGACTGCACTGGGAATGGTGATCGGTTCCGCTTCCGTGATTCTGGTGGTCACCATCGGGTTGACGGGACGCGACTACGCGCTGGGGCTGATCGAGAAGATTGGCACCAACATGGTTGAGTTGGAGTACGCAGGCGGCGGGGCAACCGGCACGGAAAGCGCGATGTACAACGACTATCTGACTCGCGACGATGAACGAGCCGTCGATTCGCAGGTGCCCAGCGTTCTCTTCTCCTCGCCCGTGCTCGAAATGCACGACAGGATCAGCTTTGGCGGAGGAGTTGTCAAAGACACGCTCGTCCTCGGCGTCGTTCCGCAGTATCAACAGGTGCGGAATTTGATTGTGACGGACGGCCGATTCATGGACGATCAAGACGAAAACGCGCATATCAAGTGTGCCGTCGTGACGATCCCATTTGCGATTGAGAGATATGGCAGCGCAGACGCGGCGGTTGGCCAGAGCTTTGAGATCAGCGGGATCCCGTTCACGATCATCGGAACTTTCAGAGAGAGTGTGGACGATTTCGGGCAGTCCGAACTCACCGACAACACCATTCTGATCCCGTATTCGGTCGCGCGATACTTCACCGGCACAGACAATGTGAAGCAGATTTACTTTTCCCTGCACAGCATGGACGACGTGCCGGACGCGGCAATCGCCATACGTAACATCGTCAAGGCGCGGCACAAACCCAACTCGGTATACAAAACGACCGATTTGAAGGAATTGTTGACCACAGCCGCTGAAATATCCGAAGGGTTGACCGCGGTGCTGATTGCCGTAGCTATGGTTACACTGGCTGTCGGCGGCGTAGGCATCATGAACATCATGCTGGCCAACGTACGCGCGCGTATTCGCGAAATCGGAATTCGCAAGGCTCTCGGAGCCACCTCGCGCGAGATTCGACTGCAATTCCTGACCGAAGCCGTGATGATTTCGCTGGCAGGAGGCGCTGTTGGCACGATACTCGGCCTTGCCCTTCCGCTTTCCGTGCGGCTGTTTACCAGTTACGCGATTCCGATTTCGCCGTGGTCGATCGTCGTCGCGCTCGGCGTTTCGCTGCTGGTTGGTGTAATCTTCGGCACCGTCCCCGCGACACGCGCAGCACAGATGGATCCGGTGGAGTCGCTCAAATATGAGTAA
- a CDS encoding TonB-dependent receptor, with protein MKRSHLGAMLLCIVLSCSLAFGQSATTSLRGTIKDPSGALVPNAMVSITDQSVDKTLTATTNNEGTYQFPQIPPARYLITVTAQGLGSESKTAELLVNQPATIDFKLSIQTNSVTVDVTASAQTLNTTDASMGNSVDNQMIQSLPMDGRDPVSLLALQPGVLYLGEGGGNSATGNQENTDSRQGAVSGSRSDQGNITLDGLDDNDQVNGYAFTGVLRSTLDSTEEFRVTTSNGTADAGRSSGAQISLITKKGTNKYHGSAYEYYRPTNTVSNNWFLKNSQLSAGQPNIPAKYLRNVFGASAGGPIKKDKIFFFANFEGLRQAIDDIATQTVPTAAFQAGTIQYQDGNGNTDTITTPELQALDAPCASNTFNGAPVCPWGPGPDPNVLSYYAKVPVATGSASGDGLNNGSLFFPVKVPTTQNTSIIKLDANLTNKQQVFARGNYQKDTYAGDANLPGQPPSYLKEFNTKGLAFGHTWTPTSNIVNDVRYGYVRQGYGQSGLVTGDYISFRFIVQPTAQTFMTVNDVPVHNITDTFTLTKGNHTITLGANWRLVQSINNSDALSFNNASTNPYWLGGSPADPSSLGTGLPAVSSSFENSYVIAYATLVGTVPQLTNAYNYKVSSPTAATLMVDGAPISRHFKANEYEWYVQDSWRVRSNLNLIFGLRHTILQTPYETNGQQVAPTINTDAWFKQRGDAAAQGVVYEPALQFSPAGKANNAPGYWPKAKNNFAPRLAAVWSPNTKTSLRVGAGIYFDHYGEALTSNFSQNGSFGLSTDLQNQGDVLGFETSPRFTSASALPAISLPAPVQSATFPYTPPTRSFLDTVGVDNRLKTPYSEAFNLSFQRELPGGFIFEEAYVGRLGRHLLQQIDLAEPVNFNDPQGGGTYFAAAAQLSKLVDQHQGAYGTGSSGNGMTPVSVPTIQYFEDVFPQMKNLDFMGESATEATYNHEWAPNRYVAGETTALADIDFYCNYGGYCQNGGSKFWQGQFSSLYAWDTIGTSSYNALQATLRHPTSHGVSVDVSYTLSKSIDMNSGTERASEFAQIDTLSGSAIQNTWSPKLNKGVSDFDTRHLVTGDLVYDLPVGRGKRFLGSSTALIDSVLGGWTIGGITRWTSGLPFSLFEPGWTTDWNLEGYGEQTGYVKTRKHSINGQEQVFDNPSAINAGVETSLGPVRLPYPGEPGSRNNFRGDGYFDIDNTLSKVWKMGDIGRLKFDGEVYNVTNTNRFDTSSLTEGLTGGTLGAYGTTLPAQSNFRRMQFGLRYDF; from the coding sequence GTGAAACGATCCCATCTGGGAGCGATGCTCTTGTGCATCGTCCTTTCCTGTAGCCTCGCTTTCGGCCAATCCGCAACCACTTCGCTTCGCGGTACGATCAAGGATCCCAGCGGCGCCCTCGTTCCGAACGCAATGGTTTCTATTACAGATCAGAGCGTAGATAAGACGCTAACCGCAACCACCAACAATGAAGGCACCTACCAGTTTCCGCAGATCCCGCCAGCACGATATCTGATTACGGTTACGGCCCAGGGGCTGGGAAGCGAGTCCAAAACCGCCGAATTGCTTGTGAACCAGCCGGCGACCATCGACTTCAAGCTCTCCATTCAGACGAATTCGGTCACGGTGGATGTAACCGCCAGTGCACAGACGCTGAACACCACCGACGCCTCCATGGGCAACTCGGTGGACAATCAGATGATTCAATCCCTGCCCATGGATGGCCGCGATCCGGTCTCGCTGCTCGCCCTCCAACCCGGCGTGCTATATCTCGGCGAAGGCGGCGGCAACAGTGCCACCGGAAACCAGGAGAACACCGACAGCCGACAGGGAGCCGTTTCCGGCAGCCGTTCCGATCAGGGAAACATTACCCTCGACGGGCTGGATGACAACGATCAGGTTAACGGATACGCTTTTACCGGCGTTCTGCGCTCGACGCTTGACTCGACAGAAGAGTTCCGCGTGACCACGTCCAATGGAACGGCGGACGCCGGACGCTCCTCCGGAGCCCAGATCTCACTGATCACCAAGAAGGGCACCAATAAATATCACGGATCGGCGTACGAGTATTACCGTCCGACCAACACCGTCAGCAACAACTGGTTTCTGAAGAACTCACAACTCTCGGCTGGTCAGCCCAATATTCCGGCGAAGTATCTCAGGAACGTATTTGGAGCAAGCGCTGGTGGCCCTATCAAGAAGGACAAGATTTTCTTCTTCGCGAACTTCGAAGGGCTGCGCCAAGCTATTGACGACATCGCCACGCAAACTGTCCCTACGGCCGCCTTTCAGGCCGGGACGATTCAATATCAGGACGGCAACGGCAACACCGACACTATTACAACTCCAGAGCTTCAAGCCCTGGACGCCCCATGCGCTTCCAACACGTTCAATGGCGCGCCGGTATGCCCCTGGGGTCCGGGTCCCGATCCCAATGTACTGTCGTATTACGCAAAAGTACCCGTTGCAACCGGATCGGCATCGGGCGACGGACTCAACAACGGTTCGCTATTCTTCCCGGTCAAGGTGCCGACGACGCAGAACACGAGCATCATCAAGTTAGATGCCAATCTGACCAACAAACAGCAGGTTTTTGCACGTGGCAACTACCAGAAAGATACCTACGCCGGAGACGCCAATCTGCCGGGCCAGCCTCCTTCCTATCTGAAGGAATTCAACACCAAGGGTCTTGCCTTTGGGCATACCTGGACGCCGACCAGCAACATCGTCAATGATGTCCGTTACGGCTATGTGCGCCAGGGGTACGGTCAGTCGGGACTGGTAACAGGCGACTACATCAGTTTCCGATTCATCGTGCAGCCAACTGCACAGACATTCATGACCGTGAATGATGTGCCGGTCCACAACATCACGGACACCTTTACCCTGACCAAGGGCAACCACACCATCACTCTCGGCGCCAACTGGCGCCTGGTGCAAAGCATCAACAATTCAGATGCTCTTTCGTTCAACAACGCCAGCACCAATCCGTATTGGCTTGGTGGCTCTCCCGCCGACCCCTCCTCGCTTGGCACCGGTCTTCCCGCCGTGAGTTCAAGTTTTGAGAACTCGTATGTGATTGCCTATGCGACGCTCGTGGGAACCGTCCCGCAGCTCACCAATGCGTACAACTACAAGGTATCTTCGCCAACCGCAGCTACGTTAATGGTCGACGGAGCGCCCATCAGCCGTCATTTCAAGGCCAACGAGTATGAGTGGTATGTACAGGACAGTTGGCGCGTCCGGTCTAATCTCAACTTAATCTTTGGCTTGCGTCATACAATTCTCCAAACTCCCTACGAAACCAACGGTCAGCAGGTCGCCCCTACGATCAACACCGATGCCTGGTTCAAACAACGCGGCGACGCCGCAGCGCAGGGAGTCGTTTACGAGCCAGCTCTGCAATTCTCTCCTGCCGGCAAGGCCAATAACGCGCCTGGATACTGGCCAAAGGCAAAGAATAACTTCGCGCCCCGGCTCGCTGCAGTCTGGTCGCCCAATACCAAAACCTCGCTTCGCGTCGGAGCGGGTATTTACTTTGACCATTACGGCGAGGCTCTGACCAGTAACTTCAGCCAGAATGGCTCTTTTGGCCTGAGCACCGATCTCCAGAACCAGGGGGATGTTCTCGGCTTTGAGACTTCACCGCGCTTTACCAGCGCGAGCGCACTGCCCGCCATCAGTCTGCCGGCCCCGGTCCAATCGGCGACATTTCCATATACGCCGCCGACCCGTTCGTTTCTGGACACCGTTGGCGTGGATAACCGTTTGAAAACTCCTTACTCCGAGGCATTCAACCTCTCATTTCAGCGAGAGTTGCCCGGAGGTTTCATCTTTGAAGAGGCCTATGTTGGGCGACTTGGACGGCATCTTCTGCAGCAGATCGACTTGGCCGAACCGGTGAACTTCAACGACCCGCAAGGTGGCGGAACGTACTTTGCTGCCGCCGCCCAGCTCTCGAAGCTCGTGGACCAACACCAGGGAGCCTATGGCACTGGAAGCTCCGGAAATGGCATGACGCCGGTCTCGGTACCGACAATTCAGTATTTCGAGGACGTTTTCCCGCAGATGAAGAACCTCGATTTCATGGGTGAATCGGCGACCGAGGCGACTTATAACCATGAATGGGCGCCCAATCGCTACGTGGCAGGGGAAACGACCGCGCTCGCAGACATCGATTTTTATTGCAACTACGGGGGTTACTGCCAAAACGGCGGGAGCAAGTTCTGGCAGGGCCAGTTTTCCTCTCTCTACGCATGGGACACTATCGGCACCAGCTCCTACAACGCCCTGCAGGCGACCTTACGGCACCCCACCAGCCACGGCGTAAGCGTCGATGTCAGCTATACCCTGTCCAAGTCGATCGACATGAACTCCGGAACGGAACGCGCCTCAGAATTCGCCCAAATTGACACCCTGAGCGGCTCGGCGATCCAAAATACCTGGAGTCCGAAATTGAACAAGGGTGTCTCGGACTTTGATACGCGCCATCTCGTGACTGGTGATCTGGTTTATGACCTGCCAGTCGGCCGAGGCAAGAGATTCCTCGGCAGCAGCACAGCCTTGATTGACAGCGTTCTTGGAGGATGGACGATAGGCGGAATTACGCGCTGGACGAGCGGACTACCGTTCTCCCTCTTTGAGCCTGGCTGGACTACCGACTGGAATCTGGAGGGCTACGGCGAACAGACCGGATACGTCAAGACCCGTAAGCACTCCATCAACGGACAGGAGCAGGTCTTTGACAATCCCTCGGCAATTAACGCCGGAGTTGAAACTTCGCTTGGTCCCGTTCGCCTGCCCTATCCCGGTGAACCAGGTTCCCGCAATAACTTTCGTGGCGACGGCTACTTTGACATCGACAACACCCTGAGCAAGGTCTGGAAGATGGGAGACATAGGCAGGTTGAAGTTCGACGGCGAAGTGTACAACGTGACCAACACCAACCGCTTTGACACAAGCAGCCTTACCGAGGGCCTCACCGGCGGCACGCTTGGCGCTTACGGTACGACTCTTCCGGCACAGAGCAACTTCCGCCGCATGCAGTTCGGGCTCCGATACGACTTCTGA
- a CDS encoding transglutaminase family protein, which produces MNFYSIRHLTRFRYKDPVSESIMETRMHPRSDHNQHCLSFSLSVSPRCRVFSYRDQYGNNVQHFDIPGEHDQLVIVAESLVEQQAQVDVPAFLSPDAWDALDAMVADGDYGEMLLPSTFAQPTPALLEMARKLNVVRRDDPLMVVHELNRSIYEYFEYVPRSTRVDSPIDEAIASHQGVCQDFAHTMIALLRHIGIPARYVSGYLYRSREDHDRSTPDVSHAWVEVLLPHLNWVGLDPTNDLIAYNRHIRTAVGRDYADVPPTHGIFRGKTDSELYVAVHVEASMDPPPLDRKLPIPDDWSVLVERAQQPPERAIPMLDAQQMQQQQQ; this is translated from the coding sequence ATGAATTTCTATTCGATCCGTCATCTTACCCGCTTTCGCTACAAGGACCCGGTAAGCGAAAGCATCATGGAAACCCGGATGCATCCGCGCTCGGATCACAATCAGCATTGCCTGTCTTTTTCTCTTTCTGTAAGCCCTCGGTGCCGTGTCTTCAGCTATCGCGATCAATACGGAAACAATGTGCAGCACTTCGATATTCCCGGCGAGCACGACCAGTTGGTGATCGTGGCCGAGTCCCTGGTGGAACAGCAGGCCCAGGTGGATGTACCCGCTTTTTTATCCCCTGATGCATGGGATGCTCTGGACGCTATGGTGGCCGACGGCGACTACGGCGAGATGCTCCTGCCCAGCACATTTGCACAGCCAACTCCCGCACTGCTGGAAATGGCCAGAAAGCTGAACGTGGTTCGCCGGGACGATCCACTCATGGTCGTGCACGAGTTGAACCGTAGCATTTATGAGTATTTTGAGTACGTGCCGCGTTCGACGCGCGTGGACTCGCCAATTGACGAGGCAATCGCAAGCCATCAGGGCGTCTGTCAGGATTTCGCGCACACCATGATTGCGCTGCTACGCCATATCGGCATACCTGCGCGTTATGTGAGCGGATATCTGTATCGCAGCAGGGAAGATCATGACCGCTCCACGCCGGATGTCTCGCACGCCTGGGTCGAGGTACTGCTGCCACATCTGAACTGGGTCGGCCTCGACCCCACCAACGACCTGATCGCATACAACCGGCACATTCGCACGGCCGTTGGGCGCGATTATGCCGATGTGCCTCCGACGCATGGGATATTTCGTGGAAAAACCGACAGCGAATTGTATGTCGCAGTGCATGTAGAAGCTAGCATGGATCCGCCGCCGCTCGACCGGAAGCTCCCGATCCCGGACGACTGGTCCGTTCTCGTGGAGCGCGCTCAGCAGCCCCCGGAGCGGGCGATCCCGATGCTTGACGCCCAGCAGATGCAACAGCAACAGCAGTAG